A genomic stretch from Candidatus Aegiribacteria sp. includes:
- a CDS encoding dihydroorotate dehydrogenase yields the protein MRYYWELWGRKFDSPIILASGTAGFGLELMKQNNLHGAAAVISKATTLKPTPGNPPPRIVETRFGLLNSIGLANPGVDEIVKTILPEADKLPVPLIVNVAGETVEEFPAVIEKLERSPVPFGYEVNVSCPNVAAGGITFGASPSTVEEISRLVKSVTSRPFSVKLTPNEGSMAESAQAAETGGADSVTVCNTFLGMKMNWKTGRAPLKRKVGGYSSPALLPLTVARVFKTAEAVDIPILASGGVSCPEDILELLAAGAAMVQVGTWLMRRPDAAGEMREGVVRLLERDSL from the coding sequence ATGAGATATTACTGGGAACTCTGGGGTCGCAAATTCGATTCCCCGATAATCCTGGCCTCCGGGACAGCCGGTTTCGGGCTTGAGCTGATGAAGCAGAATAATCTGCACGGAGCTGCGGCCGTCATATCAAAGGCAACCACACTGAAGCCCACTCCCGGGAACCCTCCTCCAAGAATAGTTGAGACGAGGTTCGGCCTTCTGAATTCTATCGGACTCGCCAACCCTGGTGTTGATGAAATCGTAAAAACAATACTCCCGGAAGCCGATAAGCTTCCCGTTCCTCTGATAGTAAACGTAGCAGGCGAAACAGTAGAGGAATTTCCCGCGGTTATTGAAAAACTTGAGCGTTCCCCCGTTCCCTTCGGGTACGAAGTAAACGTATCCTGCCCCAACGTTGCCGCAGGTGGGATAACCTTCGGGGCATCACCATCCACAGTCGAAGAGATATCAAGGCTTGTGAAATCGGTTACATCCAGGCCCTTCAGTGTTAAGCTTACTCCCAATGAGGGCAGCATGGCAGAATCGGCACAGGCCGCCGAAACCGGTGGAGCCGACAGTGTAACTGTCTGCAATACTTTCCTCGGGATGAAGATGAACTGGAAGACCGGCAGAGCTCCCCTTAAGCGCAAGGTGGGCGGCTATTCCTCACCGGCCCTTCTTCCACTGACTGTGGCAAGGGTCTTTAAAACAGCCGAAGCAGTTGATATTCCCATTCTGGCCTCCGGGGGCGTAAGCTGTCCTGAAGATATTCTTGAACTGCTTGCTGCCGGGGCAGCCATGGTTCAGGTGGGAACATGGCTTATGAGAAGGCCGGATGCCGCGGGAGAAATGAGAGAGGGTGTTGTCAGACTCCTTGAGCGTGATTCTCTATGA
- a CDS encoding class I SAM-dependent methyltransferase, whose amino-acid sequence MKDTNQFHKKNDLLCSIFPWSPIFAKRSNFEAGYFASEEILVKKFLKTKSNILIIGSGNGREARPICQDQHDIYCMDIASIYLEIGQRLFRKIGITNVSFIQDDVCKGFSFKDNSFDFIFCSLYSNMGSFRFQLLRDLHRIIRQHGSILLSCCTPIYPSLYQKDDLSKWKWIKSEEELSAEVSNCSFNLVDSIVDPIRSEYRLSILNIK is encoded by the coding sequence ATGAAGGATACTAATCAATTTCACAAAAAAAACGATTTGCTATGCAGTATATTTCCCTGGAGTCCAATATTCGCTAAACGATCAAATTTTGAAGCTGGCTATTTTGCTTCAGAAGAAATCCTTGTGAAAAAATTCTTAAAAACAAAAAGCAATATTCTTATTATTGGTTCCGGTAATGGCCGTGAAGCCAGGCCAATATGTCAGGATCAACATGATATTTACTGCATGGATATTGCTTCGATTTATCTAGAAATTGGACAAAGACTATTTAGAAAGATTGGTATTACTAATGTTTCATTTATCCAGGATGATGTTTGTAAGGGATTTTCATTCAAGGATAACTCTTTTGATTTTATTTTTTGTAGTCTTTATTCAAATATGGGATCATTCAGATTTCAACTTTTAAGGGATTTGCACCGCATTATTAGACAACATGGATCCATACTTCTTTCTTGCTGTACTCCTATTTATCCATCTTTATATCAGAAAGATGATTTGAGTAAATGGAAATGGATAAAAAGTGAGGAAGAACTAAGTGCTGAAGTATCAAATTGTTCATTCAACCTTGTTGATAGTATAGTGGATCCAATTCGTAGTGAATATAGATTATCTATACTAAATATAAAATAG
- a CDS encoding septal ring lytic transglycosylase RlpA family protein: MRLLLRLSVIFILILSGCYLESNPAYRSGGISAGGTAAGFRQRGVASYYGDGFHGNLTANGETFNMHALTCAHLTLPFDTILRVHNLDNDREVTVRVNDRGPYIGGRIIDLSRGAAEDLGMLEAGTANVLLMVIN; encoded by the coding sequence ATGAGACTGCTTCTCCGCTTATCTGTGATATTCATTCTTATTCTGTCAGGATGTTACCTCGAATCCAACCCGGCATATCGTTCCGGAGGGATCTCAGCCGGGGGAACCGCGGCGGGATTCCGGCAGCGGGGCGTGGCCTCCTATTACGGTGATGGATTCCATGGAAACCTGACAGCAAACGGAGAAACTTTCAATATGCACGCCCTTACCTGTGCCCATCTTACCCTGCCATTTGATACTATCCTCCGTGTGCATAACCTGGATAATGACAGGGAAGTAACAGTCAGGGTGAACGACAGGGGGCCATACATCGGCGGCAGGATTATAGATCTTTCCAGAGGAGCCGCAGAGGATCTGGGCATGCTGGAAGCCGGGACCGCGAACGTTTTGCTGATGGTTATAAACTGA